ACCGCTCTGCTGGACGGCGATCTGCAGCTCGCCGAAAGCGTGATCTCGGCCGACGGGACGGTGGATGACCTCCAGCGCGACCTGGAGAACCGGGCGGTCTCGGTGCTGGCGCGGCAGCAGCCCGTCGCCACCGACCTGCGGATCGTGGTCACCTCGCTGCGCATGAGTGCGGACCTGGAACGCTCGGGTGACCTGGCCCGGCATGTGGCCGAGCTGGTCCGGATGCGCTACCCGCAGCGGGCGGTGCCGCGCGATCTGCGCCGCACGGTCTTGGAGATGGGCCAGCTCGCGCAGCGCCTGATGGCGCAGGCCGCCGAGGTGATCCTCACCCAGGACGTCAAGGCGGCACTGCAGCTGGAGCAGGACGACGACCGTATGGACGAGCTACACCGCATGGTCTTCCAGCATCTGATGGACGAGCGGTGGAGCCACGGTGTGGAGACGGCCGTGGATGTCACGCTGGTCGGCCGCTACTACGAGCGGTTCGCCGACCATGCCGTGTCGGTGGCCCGGCGGGTGGTCTACCTGGTCACGGGCGAGCACGCGGACGACCTGCCCACCGATCCGCCCCCGACGACGTGATCCGCCGCTCCTTCAAGGCCGTTGCCGGAATCGACCGCCGAGGGCACAGGGCACAGCCTTCTCGCCCTGGCGGCAGGAAGCGCTGACCACGCGTTGTTTCGATCTCCATACCGTCCCGGTCAGGGCGGTCGGGTCATTGCGCTACTGAGGACGACGGTTTGATGTCATCTCGTGACTGGTGCGCCAGCCGCAGAGTGACCTGTCATCTCAAGGCCGCACCAGGATTCGTGTGACCCCCGCGAACAGCGTCGTGGCCAGCGTCCAGCCACTGATGATCAGCGCATAGGCCAGGACCTGACCGGATCCGCTCGGATTCCACGCACCCGACTGACCGAGGCTAACCACCGGCACTAAAAGGTCGAGTGTGTAGGCGACGGCGTTGAAATGCGGGCCACCCGCGCCCAGCGGTGCAGGACGGTGGGACGCGAAGTAGACCGATCCGGCGGCGAGCAGGCCCAACAACCACAGCCCCGCCAGCCACGGCCGATACCCGTACCCGACCGTTGCGTCCTGGAGAAAGCCCCACACTTTCGCCAGCACGCCCGCCGCCTCACGTCGCCGCCGCTGCTGAGCCAGCAGCACCCGTCGTGACTCGCCGTCACGCCCCACCGCGCGGTAGCACGCAGCCAACCGCTCATACGGCTGAGGCTGATACGCGTCACGAGCCAGCCACGGCAGTCGCGTCCCGGCCGCCGGCAACGGCATCAGTTCGTCATAGACGAAACCATCCAGGCGCAGCTTGACGGGCCAGGACGCGGCGTCGTCCTCGAATGTCGCAGTCCGTGCCCGCCGCAGATCCAAGCTGTCCGCGGTGAACCCCTCATTGCAGACCATCGCCCCCTCGACGCGCGCGCCGGAGGCGTCGAGCGTGCCCAGTCGCGCGCCGCTCAGCGTCAGCGGTCCGACGACGCGGGCCGAGGCGAGCCGGACCGCGCCCGAAGCCGTGACGCCCGACAGGTTGACCCCGCCCTCGACCGAAATGTGATCCGCGCGCAGCGCCGTTCCGCCGCGGTCGTCCACCAGGTTGGCGTCGGGCAGCATGAGCCCGCCCTTGATCGTGGCGCCGCTGAGGTCGACACCGCCGATGACGGTGAACCGGTTCTTTGCTCGGGTGTTGCCACGGCGGGCGAAAATGCCGGTGTCGACGCGCAATCCCTGCGCCAGCAGGGCGGGCGTGGGCGGGCGGTTGGGCTCCTCGTGGGTGATCCGAGCGCCGTCCAGATGCAGGTAGCCGCCTATACGCGCGCCCGGGAGCCGAAACTGTCCTTCGACGACAACGTCGTGGCAGTACATCGCAGTATCGACGACGAGCAGGTCGCCGTAGACGGCGGCGCGTGGCGGCGTCCAGTCGGCGTCGGGGTTCGGTGTCTCGGGCGGGGGCGCGGCGATCGTTGTCCCGCTGATCTCGATCTCGAAGACGCGTGCCGCGTAGAGGCCGATTCCGCCGAGGCGGCAGCCCTCCACCTGAAACTCGCCGCGGATCTCCGCGCGTGAGGCTTCCAGCCCAGTGAGGTAGCAGCCGCGCAGGCGCACACTGCGAGTCTCGGCTTCGGCGAGGTCCAGGTCGTCGTCGAAGTAGCACCGCTCGAAGTCGAGTGCGTAGGGGACTTGTGTGTGGGCGAGCGAGAGGCGTCCGACGACACGGACGCCCGCCAGTTTGACGCCCGCGCCACCGCCCGCATCAGGCCCGCTGCCGTTCAGCAGAGCGGCGATCACCTCGGCGCGGACGTCACGGGTGCGCGGCCAGGACGTCGCCTTATCGGGGCCGTCGTCGGGTCCGGAGCGCAGGTCGACCAGGTCACCGGTGGGGAAAGCGTGCCAGAGTCGCGCCTCGGTACTCGTCAGCGTGGTGATCTCCAAGCTACTCACGGCACTTGAGCATCGCCGCGCTGGGTCAGCGGCGCAAGGGGATTGCCCGCTGTGGCCGTACGGTCGCGGCGGGCAAGTCTCCGACGACGGCGTCCCGTGAATTCATGGCGGTACTGAACTTGATTGAGTGATGTCGGTCAGCCGTCTGTGATCAGGCTGGTGCCGGCGAGGCTGGATCCAGGACCAGCAGCCTTCGGAGCGGTACTGGACTACGCTGCCCCAGGCTCGGCCTAGTCACCGGGGCAGGCCCGCCTGGGGGGGTGGTCTACCTGATATCACGTCAACGATCCGTGGATGCACGTCTGCTGGTTCGCCGGACAGGTGCCTTGCTTGGACTTGTAGCTGCCGCAGCGGGCGCCCTGGCTGCAGTTCTGTTGTCGCCTTTCCTTCTGCAGGAGTTCTCCCGCTCCAAGGGCGTGGACTGGAACCAGCTGAGTCAGATCGGTGCGGCCTACGGCTTCACGTCGGCAATCGTCTCGGCGCTGGCGCTGACCGGCGTCGCCGCGTCACTGTTCGTCCAGAAC
The genomic region above belongs to Streptomyces sp. CG1 and contains:
- a CDS encoding oxidoreductase translates to MEITTLTSTEARLWHAFPTGDLVDLRSGPDDGPDKATSWPRTRDVRAEVIAALLNGSGPDAGGGAGVKLAGVRVVGRLSLAHTQVPYALDFERCYFDDDLDLAEAETRSVRLRGCYLTGLEASRAEIRGEFQVEGCRLGGIGLYAARVFEIEISGTTIAAPPPETPNPDADWTPPRAAVYGDLLVVDTAMYCHDVVVEGQFRLPGARIGGYLHLDGARITHEEPNRPPTPALLAQGLRVDTGIFARRGNTRAKNRFTVIGGVDLSGATIKGGLMLPDANLVDDRGGTALRADHISVEGGVNLSGVTASGAVRLASARVVGPLTLSGARLGTLDASGARVEGAMVCNEGFTADSLDLRRARTATFEDDAASWPVKLRLDGFVYDELMPLPAAGTRLPWLARDAYQPQPYERLAACYRAVGRDGESRRVLLAQQRRRREAAGVLAKVWGFLQDATVGYGYRPWLAGLWLLGLLAAGSVYFASHRPAPLGAGGPHFNAVAYTLDLLVPVVSLGQSGAWNPSGSGQVLAYALIISGWTLATTLFAGVTRILVRP
- the phoU gene encoding phosphate signaling complex protein PhoU; amino-acid sequence: MRQAYHEELDAISDGLVEMANLVGSAIGLATTALLDGDLQLAESVISADGTVDDLQRDLENRAVSVLARQQPVATDLRIVVTSLRMSADLERSGDLARHVAELVRMRYPQRAVPRDLRRTVLEMGQLAQRLMAQAAEVILTQDVKAALQLEQDDDRMDELHRMVFQHLMDERWSHGVETAVDVTLVGRYYERFADHAVSVARRVVYLVTGEHADDLPTDPPPTT